The Campylobacter concisus sequence AACCACTGCAGGATCAAGCACAACGATATTTTTAGCACTTAGGCCAACACCACTAAAACCAAGCAAAAAAGCAAAAACTAAAAATAATTTTTTCATAAAATCTCCTTTAAAATTATCATTTTGGTAAAACAAATGGCATATCATTTTTATATATGATATCTGCCTTAAGGCCGTAAATTTCATCTAAAATTTCTGGATTATAAAGCTCTCTGACACTCCCTTTGTGAGCTATCACACCGCCTTTTAGCATTAAAATTTCATCACATATTAGTGAGGCTAAATTTAGATCATGAAGCACAGCTATGGTGACTAAATTTAGCTCACGAGTAAGATGCGAGCAAAGCTTTAACACCTCTATAGCATGGCTTAGATCAAGAGCTGATGTAGGCTCATCTAGCAGCAAAACTTTAGGCTCGCTAACTATTGCACGAGCAAGCAAAGCTCTAGCAAATTCGCCACCACTTAATGAGTTTGCCACTCGGTCTTTAAATTTATCCAGTCCGAAAGTCTGTAAAGCCTCATCAACTAGCGCAATATCGTGAGAGCTATAACCACTAAAAGAGCTTTTTAGATGAGCATATCTGCCCATCAAAACAAGCTCAAAAACACTTAATGGCATCGTAAGTGCGCTTTTTTGAGGTACAAAACTAGTCGTTCTTGCAAGCTCCTTTGTGCTGTAGCTTTGTACATCTTTTTCTAAAATTTTGACACTTCCAGTGCTTGGAGAAAGCAAATTTAAGATACATTTTAAAAGTGTTGATTTGCCACATCCATTAGAGCCCAAAAGACCTATAAATTTTCCACTTTTAGCAGTAAAGCTTATATTTTTTAGCACACTTGTTTGCGCGTATGAAAAGCTTAAGTTTGATACTTCTACGCTCAATGCACACTCCTTTTTAGATAAAGTGCTAAAAATAGAAAAAATGGCGCTCCAAAAAACGCACTAATAACGCCAACTGGCACTTCAACCGGGCTTAAAACACTCTTCCCCACTACGTCACAAGCTAGCAAAAACGCTCCTCCTCCAAGAGTAGAAAGCGGCAGTAAAATAGCGTTGTTTGAGGTATTTAAAAGCATTCTAAAAGAGTGTGGAATAATGAGCCCAACAAAGCCTATCATGCCGGTAAATGCGACCGAAAAAGCAACCGTGAGCGAAGCTATGACAAGCAGACGCTTCTTAAGTGCATCGACATCTATACCAAGGCTTTTTGCCTCGTCTTCCCCGCTTAAAAGTATCGTTAACTCAAAGCGTTTTAGATAAAAATATATCATGCAAAAGATAAGCGGAACAGCGATAATGCCGACCTTTTGCCATGAAGCAGAACCTAAATAACCCATCATCCATGCCACTATCTTAAAACTATCTTCACCTATAAGATATGTCGCAAAACTCGTAAATGCCCCTAGAAAAGATGAAAAGGCGATACCAACTATAAGAAGTGTAGCAATAGAGCGACTACGATTATAAACTCCAAAAATAGCAAGTGTAAGTAAGCTAGAAGACAAAAAAGCAAAGATGCCATAATAAATTTCAGATAAGCCAAGAAGATATGCCACTACTGCTCCAAATGTCGCAGATGCGGCTATGCCGATGATATATGGATCTGCAAGCGGATTTAAAAAGACGCTTTGCGTTACAACACCCGAGCTGGCCAAAAGCATACCTATAAGCAGAGCCATTACAAGCCTTGGTAGTCTAATGTCAAACAAGATGGTCTCTTTCATCTCGTCTATTTTGTTATTAAATATAAAATTTAAAATCTCACTCATGCTTATGTCAGAACCGCCTATACTAAGCGAGATAAAAGAGAGCAAAACAATGAGCACAATGAGTAAAATGGCAAGCTTGGTACTACCTTGCATAAATTTCCTTTTAATACAAATGGCTAAAAACAACAAAAAGCATAAAAATAAGCAGAAAATATAATTTTTAAATAAAAGATATAAATTTTCTAAAATATTATTATTAACTCATAATTTTAAAAAAATAAGCTTAATTCTCGCTTTAAAAATATTAATGATAATTTTAATCAATTTTAAGTTTTCTTTAGTATGATTTTGCGATTTTTAATTTTATTTTTTAAGGAGAACGGTTTTGAAACAAAGAGCATTAGACCACATGAATAAGGACCA is a genomic window containing:
- a CDS encoding ABC transporter ATP-binding protein; its protein translation is MSVEVSNLSFSYAQTSVLKNISFTAKSGKFIGLLGSNGCGKSTLLKCILNLLSPSTGSVKILEKDVQSYSTKELARTTSFVPQKSALTMPLSVFELVLMGRYAHLKSSFSGYSSHDIALVDEALQTFGLDKFKDRVANSLSGGEFARALLARAIVSEPKVLLLDEPTSALDLSHAIEVLKLCSHLTRELNLVTIAVLHDLNLASLICDEILMLKGGVIAHKGSVRELYNPEILDEIYGLKADIIYKNDMPFVLPK
- a CDS encoding FecCD family ABC transporter permease, whose protein sequence is MQGSTKLAILLIVLIVLLSFISLSIGGSDISMSEILNFIFNNKIDEMKETILFDIRLPRLVMALLIGMLLASSGVVTQSVFLNPLADPYIIGIAASATFGAVVAYLLGLSEIYYGIFAFLSSSLLTLAIFGVYNRSRSIATLLIVGIAFSSFLGAFTSFATYLIGEDSFKIVAWMMGYLGSASWQKVGIIAVPLIFCMIYFYLKRFELTILLSGEDEAKSLGIDVDALKKRLLVIASLTVAFSVAFTGMIGFVGLIIPHSFRMLLNTSNNAILLPLSTLGGGAFLLACDVVGKSVLSPVEVPVGVISAFFGAPFFLFLALYLKRSVH